DNA from Kitasatospora acidiphila:
AGGCGGCCCACGTCGGCGGCGATGCCGGAGGCACTGACGATGACGTAGAGGAGGGGGCGGGCGGTCACGAAGGCTCCCAACTCGTGCCAGGGTGGGTGGAGTTCTGGGGAGTCAGTCTGCCGTGTCAAGGTGCGGACGGGAGCGCCGAGCAGGAATGCCGCGTCAGCCCGGAGGGGAAAGGGGTAGGCCGACGCGGCGTCTTGGGGAGGTCAGGAGCGCTGGGCCTCGGCGAGGTTGACCATGATCTCGGCGTGGATCTGCTTCATGGCGGCCAGCGTGGCGTCGATGTCAGGGACGGCCTGATCCTGGGTGCCCCTGGCATCGAGGGCGCGGCCGAGGGAGCGCAGGTCGGTGAGGGCAGTCTGGTGGTCGAAGGCAAACTTTCTGGGCATGGGTGAATTCCCTTTCTGGGCGGAAAGTTGGAATTAGTTGAGGCCGCCAGTCGGCGAGGTGGACAGCTGGTAGCGGATGGTCTTGCTGCCCTGGTGGTATTGCTGGAGGGCATGCCAGGTGAACCCGTATGCCCGCAGCATCGGGAGGCCCCGGCCGGACTCGGTCAGCAGGTCGAGCGCGGTGGGGGTGGGTTCGGGCAGAAGCGGTATGGCCGGGCTGGGGTCGGTGACGTCGATGCAGAACCCGGTGGGCGTCCGGTCGATCACCAGGCGGTATGACCATGCGCTGCCCTGGCGGTTGACGGCGGCGGCGGCCCGCACCGCGTTGGTGGCCAGCTCGGAGACAACCACCTCCAGGTCTTCGGGGTCGAGCGTGCCGGAAGGCAGCCAGCCCGGGGACTCGTAGAGGAGGCTCCGGAGCCATTTCCTGGCCTGGGAGACCGATTCGGGGACCGGCTGGAACAAGCACCACGCCGGCAATTCGTGATTCAGCGTCTGCATGACGCCTCCGTTTGTGCCTGGGCCCGCGATGGGCCACGCGCGAAGCATCGGAGGTTGGTGACGGTCAGTCAAAAACCTCTCGTGTCTGAGAGTGTGGGTTATATAACCTCTTGATCGCAAGCCGCTGAGTCATACTCACTCATGTGAGTGAACGACCTCCGCGTGGCGCGCTAGAGTTGCGGATGTTATGGACCGTCAGGAGGTGAGAGCGCTGTCGCAGGACCCGAGCGCGATGGTGCTCATGCAGTCCCTCGGGGCCGACCTCCGCAGGTTCCGCAAGGAACGCACGCAGTACAGCCAAGTGCAAGTGGCCCAGGCACTGGGCTGTACGCAGGCGTGGATCAGCAACATCGAGGCCGGCAAGAAGTCACCCACCGATGAGCAGCTGCGCGCGATGTGCGCGCTCTACGGTGTCGACCAGCGCACCCGGGGTCGCCTTGAGGGCCAGTTGGACGCGATGCGGACGCTGCGGCAGAAGTGGTGGCTCAGCCCCGAGTACCGGAACTTCTTCGATGCCGATGACCAGCGGTACTTCGCTCTGGAGGACGCGGCGCAGCGGATCCAGACCCACTCGGGTACATACGTGCCTGGCCTGCTCCAGACCGAGGAGTACATCCGCTCCATTGCCGAGTTCGGTCGTACCCATGAGAGCGCGGCAAGACGGAACCTGTTCGTGGAGATCCGCCTGCGGCGGCAAGCAGAGCTGTTGAACAAGCCCAACCCGCCGAGGTTGGAGGTAGTGATGCTTCAGGCCGCCCTGGTTGCACGCGTTGGCGGAGTCCGGGTGATGCGTAAGCAGTTGACGCATCTTCGGGAGGCTGTAGAAGAGCCGAATGTGACGCTCCGGGTGGTGCCGCTCAGTGTCGGAGCGGCAAGTGCCATGGGGATGCCGATCAGTATCCTGGAGTACCCGGCAAGCGAGTCGCCCCCGGTAGTCGTCACCGAGGGAGACATCGGATCACGCCTCTCTCGTGATGCCGGCCTCATTTCGTGGTCCCGGCGGAGACTCCAGGCATTGCGGGGAGAAGCCTTGTCCGCAGCCGACTCAAGCAAGTTGATCGAGAGAGTCAAGGAAGAACTGTGAGTAGCAGCAAGGCGATCGTCCTTCCCAGCGGCGCGATTAAGTCGTCCCACAGCGGGGCCAACGGCAACGGCTGTGTTTCGCTCCGAGCAGACGGGGATGCCGTGGTGATTGCCCACTCCGTGCGTCCTGAACTCGGTTCGGTGGCCTTCACGCCGCATGAGCTCGCTGCGTTCATCCTTGGAGTCCGGGATGGCGAGTTTGATCATCTTGCAGACTTCAGCGAGTTCGAGCGGTAGGCGTTCGGCAGGCGGCCTGAAGGCGCCGGTTCGCCTGCCATGGTGATCGGACGCTAAGGCTGGGATGGTTACTCCAGTGGCACCCAGACCTGCACGGCGTCGAAGGATTCGATTGCCATCCTGACGGCTTCCACCCCGTCCTCGTCGGGGCCCAGGCCGCTGGTCATGATCAGCAGGAATCCTGCTTGCTGCTGGATCAGGGCCCTCAGCATCGGGGTCAGGCCGGCGCTCCAGACCTCCACCGCATATCTCACTGCAATTTCGGTGCTGCTGAAGTGGACCGCAAGTCGGTCCGGGGCGACTGTCGGGATCTGCGCCTTCCATAGTGGGGCAGCACCGCTCGACAGGGCATGGTTCCAGGGATCGGCGCTTCCGACCATCCTCCAGGTGTCGCCGTCCAGAGTCAGGGAACTCTGTTCGAGGCGCGGGTTGACGATCAGGGCTGGGCGGAGGACCCCGTCGTGATCAGGAACTGCTGCCGAGTGCGACCGCCAATTCAGCCCTGCGTTGCGCGTGAATTCTTGAAGGGCTGAGTCGTTCCAACGGGGGTACCGACAAACGGCGAGGTGGTACAGGTTCGCGCGTCCACCGGTGTAATCGTCGGTGACTTGCAGGGCGGGGATGCTCTCGCCCAGTGGGAAGCCGCAGTCGAAGCAGTCTCCGGCCCACAACGTGCTCATCAGGAGCTGGACCTCCTCCGGTCCGAGCTTCGCGAGGGTCGTGTCGTCGATTGCGATTCGGCTGAGGCCGAGTGCTCCCTCATGCCCGTGGATGATCTGCCAGGGAGCGCTGTAGCCGTCAGCCTGTGCCAGTTCCCACCAATGGGTAGCGCCATCCGTGTCCTGGATGGCGTTGGCGATGAGCCCCGCGATGCCAGCCTGTACCGCGTCGCCGAGTCGGGCTTCTCGTACTGCGAGATCGTAGGCACGTACCAGGTAGTCGTTGGCTGACTCCGGGTCCTGCCTGATGAGGAGCGTTCCGGCGTAGGACAACATGGCGATGGGCAGGCCGGCATCAGCGGCCACGCGAAGGGCGGCCAGGGCTTCGTCGGATTCCCATTTTGAGCGGAGCCAGTGTGAGTAGCTGAAAGCGCTGGCAGCGTCGCCGTGTTCGGAACCGATTCGCCATTGGGCCGCAGCCCCGTCCTCGTCTCCGAGGCGTTCGAGCACCAGCCCGAGAGGTGCACGTGACTGTTCCAGTCCTGCGTCGATGGCGCGCTGGAACCAGGCTTGGGCCGATTCCAACTCCCCGTTCTCCTGGGCCAGGACGCCGGCATTGTGGGCACCCATGGGGTCGCCACAGTCTGCGGCCTTCTCGAACCACTGCGCCGCTTCGTCGGTCTGGCCAAGCCGTACGAGCATGGCACCGAGGTTGATCATCCCGTCAGGGTTGCCTTGGGTCGCCTCGGTGCGCCACAGCGTGGCCGCTATGTCGTATCGGCGGGCAGCCTGAGCGACCAGCATCACGACGTCTCGGCGTTTCTCGTCCACCAGGGACAAAGCCTCGTGCCAGACCAGGTCAGGAATGGTCTTGGGGTCGTTGTTGCGTGCGACGTCGGAAACGAGGTAGTCAAACGGGCGCCACCGCTGGCCGGTAGCGGGGATGAGTGGGCTGGTGACACCCAGGACGATGGCACTGGCCCACTCCCATGCCTTCTGCAAGGGTTCGGGACGCAAGGCGGGACCGCCGTAGGCGTCAAGATAGTGCTCGTGGAGCCGCTCGATGGAATCGGCAGGCGAAGCCACATCAAGTCCCGTTCTGGCCAGGTCGATCGAGGCCGCGACCAGAGCGGCGCCGCGTGGGTGCCCGCCAGCTCGGACGGCCCGCTTCCACCGCTGGAGTACCTGCGGTCCCGAAGCGAGGTATTCCGCCAGACCGTGTGCTCGATCAGCGCGAAGAGCTTCGCGAACACGCGGATCTGACAGCGCGGCAGCAGCCTCTCGCTCCGGATCTTCCCATTGGCGTTTGATCTCTATCGTCGCGGCCCGGCGCAAGATGAGCCATGCCGAGCTGGTTCCGCCGGCTATCTGTCGACCGCCGTTGTCAACGTCCGGTGGCTGGCTCAGAAAGTCGACGTACTCGGAGCGAAGGGTTCCCAGGACCACCACTCGGGCCTGCTGGAGACCGGCCAAGGTGGTAGAGGTGAGTCCATCGGGGCGAAGGAAGAGATGTATCTCGTCCAACCACAGGACAGCAGATCCAGCTGTGCCACGGGACAGCAGCGGGATCAGCTGACGCAGATCTGCATCGGGCTCAGGAATGTAGACCTGATGTGCCGGGAAGAGGCGCTTCATGGCCTCGAACATTGATCTGCTCTTGCCTGCGGCGGAATCGCCGGTAGCGATGAGGAGGCCACCTGTGGGCGCGATGGCAGCTAGCTTTCGGTCGAGCTCGCTATCGATCAACCGTGGAATGTAGGGGAGTTGAGTGGGAAGACTCTCTATCTCGGCAAGCGGGTGCATGCCGAAGTCACGTGCCACGGAGTCGGATACGGCCATGCGGACGAAGGAACTTCCCGCTGCGTCCGACTGCTCCGCATGGATGCTTGCGAGTACCGGAGGAGTGCCCGCATGCTCGGTCAGGAGCTGTACGAAAGCGGGATCCGCCAGTAAGGAGGATGCAGGAACGGCTTCGACGCGGCCGTGGGCCCAGTTGGTCGGGTCACCCGAAACCACACCGACCAGCGCCGACCTCGCGAAGACGGCCGCGCCGGACATCCCGGCCCATGGCGAGCCTGTCGCAGTGCTTGGGGGACTGGAGTGTGCACTGTCCAGAACGTATCGGCCCCGCAGGATCGAGGAGCCTGGCTTGAGGGTTCCCACCAACTGCTCGGTGTCAGGCAGGGCCTGTGAGTTGCGCGCGACAGCCGGGAAACCCACTGCCTCGCATCCAGGGACGGCGCTCAGGTCGTCAGTAGTTCCCCAAGCCATCTGTGCGAGGTGTTCCCCCGCCTCGATGAGGTCGGTCGATGACAGTAGGAGCGCGCCATCGCACTGGTCGTCCAGACGCCGCCACACCACTGAGCAGGGATGCAGACCGGTCTGTCCCGGAACGGCCACCGAAACCTGGTCTCCGACGACAACATGAGCCGAGGTGAGGATCAGACGCCGAGTCAGCAGATAGCCACTCCCCTGTCTGGCAGCGTGAACGAAAACGATGCGGTGCTTGGAAAGGACGCTCACGGGTGTCTACCTGCCTGTCAGTCGACGACTCCTCAACCGAATGCGGACAGATCCGCTGGTTCTTCGTTGGCGATGTCCAGAACGGCTCCGGTGTGCCGGTTCCGGGGCTTCAGCGTGAGGGAGACCGTATGCGTCTGTCGTCGCTCCCGCGTCGCTGAGGCTTCGCCTGTGAGAACCCAGGCCTTGAAGCCAGCCTTGGCGGTCACATCGACCTGGATCTCCACGGTGAACTCCAAGTGGATCTCGCCGACTTCGAGGGCTATCGGATCATCGGCGCCGTCTTGGGCTGCTGCCCGCAGCTCGTCGCGCAAGCCCTGTACGACGGTGGACAGCTCCACTCTGCTCAACGGCTGCTCCATGGTGACCCATCTCTATCTGAACACCGACTGACGCTTGGCTGCTTCTGGTGAGCCTTCATGACTACCATGCTTTGCCCTTAGCCACTTGCTGGTCTGAGAAAGCCGACGAACAACGCGCCCCGCCCGCACTGTCACAGGTGCCAAGTAAACTCTGCGGCTCGGGACGTAACCCCTGGTCAGTCGCAGGCGTACGGCGCCAGGGTGCCTGCGGCGAAGTCGGCGTAGAGGCCGAGGACGTCGTAGAGCAGTAGGGCCGCTGTGATGACTAGGAGCAGGACGGCGACGGCGATGGTGCCACCGGTGCGGCGGGCATAGAGGGCGGAGAGAGGACGGCTGTCACCGCTGCCGCCAGGGTCAGGGTGAGAGCGCTGTAGCCGGATGTCCAGGACATCACCGAGACCTTGCCGATGGTGTGGCAGTGGCTCAGCGGTGTGACCGTGCGCAGGTAGAGGATGCCGTGGTAGGTCTGCCAGATGGCGGCCAGGAGCAGCAGGCCGCAGGTGGTGGGGGTCTGCCAGGAGCGGCCCGGTGGGCGGGTGTAGTGGATCACGTGCCGGGACTGTAGCGGTCAGTGGCCGGGGAGGCTGCCGCCGCCCTCCAGGTGCAGGGCCTGGCCGGTGATGAAGCCCGCATCGCGGCATTGAGGTCGAGCATCGGTCCGGAGGCTGTCCGGGGAGAGCGGAACGGCCGGTCGGCCCTCCCCGATGGGCGGGCCGACCGGCCGTCAGGCGGGTGAGTGTCAGTACTCCTTGACGACCACGGTCTTGCCCGCCTTGTCGTGGAAGCACTGCTGCAGCGGCTTGTCCCAGGTCAGCGAGAGCACGTTGATCAGGAAGAAGAGCGAGCCGAGGCAGTAGACGGCCTGTGGGAGGGCGAACACCGCGGCGCGGCTCACGAGCTGGTTGTCGGTGGGGCGGCCGCCGTCGGCGACGGCGACCACGCGCAGCTTCATGGCCTTCTTGCCGACGCTCTGCTGGCCCTGGGTGAGCAGCATCAGGGCTTCGTAGCCGAAGTAGATGGCCGCGTCGACGAGCGCCGTCACCCAGATGCCGAGGGTGGCGCTGACCGCGACCTGGAGGATCACGACCGGGATCGCCAGGATGACCGCGTCGATCAGGCGGGCCAGGAAGCGGTCGGCCGCGCTGGCCAGGGTGCGGCTGCCGGGCTGCGGCGGACCGTACGGGCTGGGCGGCGTCATCCAGTAAGGGAGCTGGGGGTACGCCGGGTTGGGGGCGTACCCCGTGGGCTGCTGGGGGTAGCCGGGCTGCGGGGGAGCGGCGTAGTCGGGTTGGGGCTGGTGCGTGTAGCCGGGCTGCGGGTCGTACGGACCCTGCGGCACGCCGTAGCCGGGCTGCGGGGACGACGGCTGCTGGCCGTAGGGGTTCTGGGGGTTCTGGGGGTCCGAAGGGTAGCCGTAGCCGGGAGGTGGGTTGGTCATATCGCCGCTCGTCTCGTAATGACTTGACCCTCAGAGGTTCTACCGGGTTTGACAATCCTTTAGGAAGAGCATTTTCTCAACTGGTATGAGAACAGCCGAGATTTATTGGCAGCGCCTGCTTGACGGCTGAGGTGAACGCGGCGACCGCCGGATGCCCGCTCGCGCCCTCCCGGACCGCCACCGCGGTGCGGCGCGACATCGGCAGCCGGTGCAGCCGCACCCCGGGCGGCGGGGCCAGCAGCGCCAAGTCCGGCACCAGCGCCACGCCTTGGCCGGCCGCGACCAGGGCCAGCACGGTGTCGAAGTCGTCCGCCCGGTGCCGGATCCGGGGAGTGAACCCGGCGGCCTGGCAGGCCCGGATCGCCATCGCGTGGCAGAGGGTGCCGTGGGTGGCCAGGATCCACGGCTGGTCGCGGTAGTCGACCAGCCGGTCACTGCCCCCCTGTCGATGAGCACTGCCCGGGGCGGCCAGGTGCATCGCCTCCGCGAACAGCGGTTGCCGCTCGATCCCGGGCTCGGCGGTGGGCGGCACGAAGTCGTAGTCGTGCACCAGCGCCACGTCCAGCTCCCCGGAGCGCAGCAGGTCGCCCACCCCGGCCGGGTCGACCTCGGACACCATCGGCTCCAGCTCCGGGCAGTCGACGGCCAGCGCCGCCAGCGCGGGCGGGATCAGCACCCGGGCGGCGGACGGGAAGGTGCCGATCCGCAGCGGCCCGGCCGGACTCCGCCGGGCGCCGGCCAGTTCGCTCTCGGCCAGCTCCAGCCGGGCCAGCACCGCCTCGGCGTGGCCGACCAGCTTCTCGGCGGCCGGGGTGAGCCGCACCCGGCGCCCGGTGCGCTCCAGCAGCGCCACGCCGGCCTCCCGTTCCAGGGCGGTGAGCTGCTGGGAGACGGCGGAGGCGCTGAAGGCGAGGGCCTCGGCGACGGCGGCGATGGTGCCCCGGTGGGCCAGCTCCCGCAGCAGTCGCAGACGACGGACATCGAGCATCGGCTCAGCTTACGCTTTGCATCGGAAATGCGAACTGGACCTGCACGATCGCCATCGGCGAGGGTCAGAAGCATGGAAACCACGTTGCGCGGGATCTACGTCCCCCTGGTCACCCCTTTCACCGCCGACGGCCGCCTCGACCTGGCCGCCCTGGAGAAGCTCGCCAACGGCGTGCTGGACGACGGCGCGGCCGGCCTGGTCGCGCTGGGCACCACCGGCGAGCCCGGCGCGCTGGACACGGCCGAGCAGTCCGCCGTGGTCGAGACCTGCACCCGGGTCTGCCAGGACCGCGGAGCCGCCCTGGTGGTCGGCGTCGGCGGCGGCGCGACCCGTCAGGTGGCCGCCGCGCTCCGGGAGCTGACCCCGGCGGCGACGGCCGCGCTCACCCTGGTGCCGCCGTTCGTCCGGCCCGGGGCGGCCGGGGTGCTGGCGCACTTCAAGGAGCTGGTGGCGGCCAGCCCGGTGCCGCTGGTCGCGTACCACATCCCGTACCGCACCGGGCAGTCGCTGGACGCCGAGGCGCTGCGCGAACTGGCCGCGCTGCCCGGCATCGCGGGCGTCAAGCTGGCCACCGGTGCGGTCGACCCGGAGGTCGTGGCGCTGCTCGGCGGTGAGCTGCCGCCGCACTTCGCCGTGCTGGGCGGGGACGACGTGGTGCTCCCGCCGCTGCTGGCGCTCGGGGCGGCCGGCGGCATCATGGCCTCCGCGCACATCGCGACCGCCCGCTGGGCGGAGCTGGTGGACGCCTGGCAGGCCGGTGACGTCGCCCGGGCGCGCGACCTCGGGCACCGCCTCTCCCGGCTGGCCGCCGCGCTGTTCACCGAGCCCAACCCCACCGTGGTCAAGGGCGTGCTGCACGCCCAGGGCCGCATCTCCTCGCCGGCGGTCCGCCTGCCGCTGCTGCCCGCGAGCGAGGCCTCGGTGTCCCGGGCACTGGACCTCGCGGTGTCCACTGGGTGAAAGCCATGCCGGTTCGGAACCGGTGACCAGGCAAGATGAGTCTGAGCAGGTAGGCAGGAGGAGGAAGTATGAAGATCGGTATCGTCGGTGCCACCGGGCAGGTGGGCAGCGTGGTCCGCGAGATCCTGGCCGAGAGGGCCTTCCCGGTGACGCAGCTGCGGCTGTTCGCCTCGGCGAGGTCGGCGGGCAAGACGCTGCCCTGGCAGGGTGGCGAGGTGGTCGTGGAGGACGCGGCGACCGCCGACTACGCCGGTCTGGACATCGTGATCATGTCGGCCGGCGGCGGCACCTCCAGGGCGCTGGCGCCCAAGGTCGCCGCTGCGGGCGCCGTGGTGATCGACAACTCCTCGGCCTGGCGCCGTGACCCCGAGGTCCCGCTGGTGGTGGCCGAGGTCAACCCGCAGGCGATCGCCGACCGCCCCAAGGGCATCATCGCCAACCCGAACTGCACCACCATGGCCGCCATGCCGGTGCTGCGCCCGCTGCACGCCGAGGCCGGACTGACCGCCCTGGTGGTCGCCACCTACCAGGCGGTCTCCGGCAGCGGCGTGGCCGGCGTCGCCGAGCTGCAGGAGCAGACCGCCAAGGTGGTGGACGGCGCGGCCGCGCTGGCCCTGGACGGCAGCGCCGTGCCGTTCCCCGAGCCCAAGGTCTACGCCCGCCCGATCGCCTTCAACGTGATCCCGCTGGCCGGCTCGCTGGTGGACGACGGGCTGAACGAGACCGACGAGGAGCAGAAGCTCCGCTTCGAGAGCCGCAAGATCCTTCAGATCCCGGAGCTCAAGGTGGCCGGCACCTGCGTCCGGGTGCCGGTCTTCACCGGCCACTCGCTGCAGGTGCACGCCCGGTTCGCCGGCCCGATCAGCCCGGAGCGGGCGGCGGAGCTGCTCGCCGCCGCGCCCGGCGTGGTGCTGACCGACATCCCGACCCCGCTGCAGGCGGCCGGGCAGGACCCGAGCTACGTCGGCCGGATCCGCCGGGACGAGACCGTGGAGCACGGCCTGTCGCTCTTCATCTCGAACGACAACCTGCGCAAGGGCGCCGCGCTGAACACCGTGCAGCTGGCCGAGCTGGTCGCGGCCGAGCTGAGCCGCTGAGGAGCTCGACCAAGTAGCTCAACGCGGCGGGCCGGGCACCACCCCCATGGGTGCCCGGCCCGCCGCTCTCCGTTCGGATTTCCGTTCGGAGCTACGCCGCCAGCGCCGGCTGCGCCACCTCGGCCCGCCGCTCCCGCAGCAGCACCGCCGCCGCGACGAAGGCGAGCGCCAGCAGCCCGGCGGCCACCGCGAAGGAGAGCCGGTAGCCGCCGGCCAGCGCGCCGACCGCGTCGTGCCCGGCGGCCCGCAGCCCCGCGGTGTGCCCGGCCGCCACGGTGGAGAGAACGGCCACGCCGAGCGCCGAGGCCACCGTCTGCGAGGTGTTGAACAGACCGGAGGCGACCCCCGAGTCCTCCGGGGTGGCGTCCGCCATCGCCAGCCCGGCCAGCGTCGGCAGCACCAGGCCGCCGCCGGCGATCAGCAGCAGCGCGGGCAGCACGTCCACCGGGTAGGACGCGTGCTCGGGCAGCCGGGCCAGGTAGGCCAGCGACAGCACCAGCATCCCGGCGCCGGTCAGCAGCACCCTGCGGGCGCCGAAGGCCCGGGTGAGCCGGGCCGACAGGCCCAACGCGACGGCGGCGATGGCCAGTCCGGTGGGCAGCATCCCGAAGCCGGTGGCCGCCGCGCCGTAGCCGAGCACGTTCTGCAGGTAGAGCGCGATCAGCACCTGGAAGCCGAACATCGCCGAAATCATCAGCAGTTGCACCAGGTTGGCCCCCGAGGTGCGCCGGGACCGGAAGAGCCGCAGCGGCAGCAGCGGACGGGCCGCCCGGGCCTGCCGCACCAGGAAGGCGGCCAGCAGCACCAGCGCCGCCACGCCGTAGCCCAGGGTGTGCGCCGAACTCCAGCCGTGGGTACCGGTGCTGACGATGGTGTAGACGGCGAGCATCAGGCCGGCCGTGACCAGCAGCGCGCCCAGCGCGTCGGCGCCCTGCCGCAGGCCCTGGCCCGGCTCCGGGGCGAGCAGCCGCATCGCGGGCAGGCCGGCGGCCAGCGCGATCGGCAGGTTCACCAGGAAGATCCAGTGCCAGTCCAGGAGTTGGGTCAGCACCCCGCCGAGCACCATGCCGAGGGAGGCGCCGGCCGCGCCGACGAAGCTGAACGCGCCGATCGCGCGGCCCCGTTCGGCCGGGTCGGGGAAGAGCGTGACGATCATGCCGAGGCTGACCGCCGAGACCAGCGCCCCGCCCGCGCCCTGCACGAAGCGGGCGGCGATCAGCATGCCCGCCGAGCTCGCCAGCCCGCACAGCGCCGAGGCGGCGGCGAACAGCACGAGGCCTGCCAGGAAGACCCGCTTGCGACCGAGCAGGTCGCCGAGCCGTCCGGCCAGCAACAGCAGTCCGGCAAAGGGGATCTGATAGCCGTTCATCACCCAGGACAGCCCGGTGTCGCTGAAGCCCAGGTCGTGCTGGATGGCGGGCTGGGCCACCGTCACGATCGTCCCGTCCAGGATGATCATCAAAGTGCCGGCGCAGAGCACCAGCAGGGCGTACCAGCGGCGCCGATCGGCCCCAACAGGCTTGCCGGATATGACTTCGCCAGGCTTGGCAGACATGGCTTGACCTCCGAAGGTGCACGTCTTGTTACGTGGACCATCCTGTGTGACCATCAGATCCCATGGAAGAAGGCACTTTTTTGTCACAGGGGAACACCTGTGTACCGGGACCGCTCAGGGCGGGTGACACGGTGGAGCGTGGCGCGTGCGCGGTCACCGAGGTGCTCGACCGGGTGGGCAGCAAGTGGAGCATCATGGTGATCGTCTCCGCGGCGGCCGGACCGATCCGGTTCACCGAGCTGGAGCGCAAGATCACCGGCATCAGTCGGCGGATGCTCACCCTGACGCTCCGCAACCTGGAGCGGGACGGGCTGATCTCCCGCACCGTCTATCCGACCGCGCCGCCCAAGGTGGAGTACGCCCTCACCGAGGTCGGCATCGAGCTCAACGAGTACCTGGCGCAGCTCACTACGTGGGCCGAGCGGCACCGCACCACCATCCACCAGGCCCGCACCGCCTACGACGCCGCGCGTGCGGCGGGCTGACGCCGGACGCGCCGTACCGGCTGTGAAAGCGCCGCAGGTCGACACCGAAAGCGCCGCGGGCTGATAGCACGAATGTTCGGTCGAACCGGACTTGGCGGTTTGTGCACCGACCGCGCACCCGGGTGATTCACACCGCCTTCGGGGGGTAAAGGTGATCGCAACGGTCAGACCGGGTGCCAGGTGAGACCTCGCTCGGGCAGACTGCCTCCAGG
Protein-coding regions in this window:
- a CDS encoding winged helix-turn-helix transcriptional regulator; this translates as MSQGNTCVPGPLRAGDTVERGACAVTEVLDRVGSKWSIMVIVSAAAGPIRFTELERKITGISRRMLTLTLRNLERDGLISRTVYPTAPPKVEYALTEVGIELNEYLAQLTTWAERHRTTIHQARTAYDAARAAG
- a CDS encoding MFS transporter, with product MSAKPGEVISGKPVGADRRRWYALLVLCAGTLMIILDGTIVTVAQPAIQHDLGFSDTGLSWVMNGYQIPFAGLLLLAGRLGDLLGRKRVFLAGLVLFAAASALCGLASSAGMLIAARFVQGAGGALVSAVSLGMIVTLFPDPAERGRAIGAFSFVGAAGASLGMVLGGVLTQLLDWHWIFLVNLPIALAAGLPAMRLLAPEPGQGLRQGADALGALLVTAGLMLAVYTIVSTGTHGWSSAHTLGYGVAALVLLAAFLVRQARAARPLLPLRLFRSRRTSGANLVQLLMISAMFGFQVLIALYLQNVLGYGAAATGFGMLPTGLAIAAVALGLSARLTRAFGARRVLLTGAGMLVLSLAYLARLPEHASYPVDVLPALLLIAGGGLVLPTLAGLAMADATPEDSGVASGLFNTSQTVASALGVAVLSTVAAGHTAGLRAAGHDAVGALAGGYRLSFAVAAGLLALAFVAAAVLLRERRAEVAQPALAA